One window from the genome of Betaproteobacteria bacterium encodes:
- the ssb gene encoding single-stranded DNA-binding protein: protein MASVNKVILIGNLGRDPEVRYLPSGDAVANLNIATTEKWKDKGGEMQEQTEWHRVAFFGRQAEICGEYLKKGSSVYIEGRLQTRKYTDKEGIERYATDIRGDRMQMLGSRGGGTGGSDSMPRDIDGPPPQGSAKPSPSSAQPKKAPNFDDMDDDIPF from the coding sequence ATGGCCTCGGTAAATAAAGTGATCTTGATCGGAAACCTCGGGCGCGATCCCGAAGTGCGTTACTTGCCTAGCGGCGACGCGGTGGCCAATTTGAACATCGCCACCACGGAAAAGTGGAAGGACAAGGGCGGCGAAATGCAGGAGCAAACAGAGTGGCACCGCGTGGCTTTCTTCGGCCGCCAGGCCGAGATCTGCGGGGAGTACCTGAAGAAGGGAAGTTCGGTCTACATCGAGGGCCGCCTGCAAACGCGCAAATACACGGATAAGGAAGGCATCGAGCGCTACGCCACGGATATTCGCGGCGATCGCATGCAGATGCTGGGCAGTCGCGGAGGAGGCACGGGCGGGAGCGATTCGATGCCGCGCGATATCGACGGTCCTCCACCGCAGGGAAGTGCGAAGCCCTCGCCGTCATCGGCACAGCCCAAGAAGGCGCCGAACTTCGACGACATGGATGATGACATTCCGTTTTGA
- a CDS encoding NAD(P)-dependent alcohol dehydrogenase has translation MKLYELQHKPGLDSITLAERADPKPGPGQILIKAKAWSLNYRDLLVAKGSYGAPPPMGRIPLSDGVGEVVEIGAGVTRVKVGDRVAGCFMQGWLGGEVTLAISATALGGAIDGMLAQYVVLSEQGVVQVPAHMSDEEAATLPCAGVTAWNALVREARIRAGDTVLLLGTGGVSLLALQFAKMHGARCILTSSSEEKLQTATRLGADETINYRANPNWDKKVLELTAGRGADIVVEVGGAGTFDKSLASVRMGGSVCMIGVLTGTSAPVSTAVILRRSIRVFGIYVGSRDMFEEMNRAIALHKLRPHIGKRFAFSEARAAYDYLDSAAHTGKVVIHG, from the coding sequence ATGAAACTCTACGAACTACAACACAAGCCGGGGTTGGACAGCATTACGCTGGCCGAGCGGGCGGATCCCAAGCCGGGGCCTGGGCAGATATTAATCAAGGCCAAGGCATGGTCGCTCAATTACCGCGATCTGCTCGTGGCCAAGGGAAGCTACGGTGCTCCGCCGCCCATGGGCCGTATCCCGCTCTCCGATGGCGTGGGGGAAGTGGTGGAAATAGGCGCTGGTGTCACACGTGTGAAAGTGGGAGATCGCGTGGCCGGTTGCTTCATGCAGGGCTGGCTTGGTGGTGAGGTGACACTTGCCATCTCAGCTACCGCCCTGGGCGGCGCCATCGATGGCATGCTGGCCCAGTACGTGGTGCTGAGCGAACAAGGGGTGGTGCAGGTGCCTGCGCACATGAGCGATGAAGAGGCGGCCACGCTGCCTTGCGCGGGTGTCACGGCGTGGAACGCGCTAGTGCGCGAAGCGCGCATTCGCGCGGGCGACACCGTGCTCTTGTTGGGTACTGGAGGTGTTTCCTTGCTGGCGCTGCAATTCGCCAAGATGCACGGCGCGCGCTGCATTCTTACTTCCAGCAGCGAGGAAAAGCTGCAAACCGCCACGCGCCTGGGCGCCGATGAGACCATCAACTACCGCGCTAATCCCAACTGGGATAAGAAGGTGCTGGAATTGACCGCGGGGCGCGGCGCGGACATCGTGGTGGAAGTGGGCGGTGCGGGCACCTTCGACAAGTCGCTCGCCTCGGTGCGCATGGGCGGTAGCGTGTGCATGATAGGGGTGCTCACGGGCACTAGCGCGCCCGTGTCCACCGCCGTCATTCTCCGCCGCAGCATTCGCGTATTTGGCATCTATGTGGGCTCGCGCGACATGTTCGAGGAAATGAACCGCGCCATCGCGCTGCATAAGTTGCGGCCCCACATCGGCAAGCGCTTCGCCTTCTCGGAGGCGCGCGCGGCCTACGATTATCTTGACAGCGCCGCGCATACCGGAAAGGTTGTGATACATGGGTAG